One window of Thiomicrorhabdus lithotrophica genomic DNA carries:
- the ovoA gene encoding 5-histidylcysteine sulfoxide synthase, producing MLQKEDLIAQPLIINQGDVEAKRREIKAYFNQTYDSYETLFETLKSDTAFYERPCSLRHPLIFYFGHTATFFTNKLVLAKLLPGRINPAIESMCAIGVDEMSWDDLDETHYDWPSADAVRNYRNEVRQAVNQLIDEVEFSIPIDWQSPMWPILMGIEHERIHLETSSVLIRQLPITSVQSHALFPVCPNSGKAPANALIDVPAGEISIKHEDPAPVYGWDNEYGQHHATVNGFKAASFLVSNQEYLEFVEAGGYDKAEYWNDEGDQWRKYTPVKHPTFWVKNDQAWYLRCMTEEIPMPWNWPVEVNQLEAHAFCQWKSQQTGKPIRLPSEDEYLRLREHSQALNFTHQANWNLQQYASSTPVDANNTGGFFDVLGNVWQWTETPIYPFEGFKVHPLYDDFTMPTFDNKHNIFTGGSWISTGNEINGHSRYAFRRHFFQHAGFRYIESDSSIQTEFSTYETDHSVSQYCEFHYGDEYFGVENFAKAYANIAIETIKKDPDFTNKTGLSVLEVGCSVGRASFELAKHFNEVTGLDFSARFIQVANQLQESDSVRYSIPVEGEIMDFKSQSLSNLNLADTAKRCQFMQQDATNMKSHFTGYDMVVAINLIDRLYEPAKFLEMVHQRLNSKGLLLIGSPYTWLEEFTNKSHWLGGYKDSQSGENITTLEGLHAILDKEFELVKAPFDVPFVIRETHRKYQHTVSEFIIWKKIT from the coding sequence CGCTCAGCCTTTGATTATTAACCAGGGTGATGTCGAAGCCAAGCGACGAGAAATAAAAGCCTACTTTAATCAAACTTACGATAGTTACGAAACTCTGTTTGAAACATTAAAATCCGATACTGCATTCTATGAGCGTCCTTGCTCTTTAAGACACCCTCTCATCTTTTATTTTGGTCATACCGCGACTTTTTTTACCAATAAATTAGTGTTAGCTAAATTATTACCCGGCCGTATCAACCCTGCGATTGAATCTATGTGTGCCATTGGTGTGGATGAAATGTCATGGGATGACCTAGATGAAACTCATTACGACTGGCCAAGCGCCGATGCCGTTAGAAATTACCGTAATGAAGTCAGGCAAGCCGTTAACCAGTTAATTGATGAAGTCGAATTTAGCATTCCGATAGATTGGCAAAGCCCAATGTGGCCTATCCTCATGGGAATAGAACACGAACGTATACACCTTGAAACCTCTTCAGTGTTAATCCGCCAGCTGCCAATCACATCAGTGCAATCACATGCACTATTTCCAGTTTGCCCTAATTCTGGCAAAGCGCCTGCAAATGCGCTTATTGATGTGCCTGCTGGTGAAATTTCTATCAAACATGAAGATCCTGCACCCGTCTATGGCTGGGATAATGAATATGGACAACATCATGCAACTGTTAATGGGTTTAAAGCGGCTTCTTTTTTGGTCTCTAACCAAGAGTATTTAGAATTTGTTGAAGCAGGTGGTTATGACAAGGCAGAATACTGGAATGATGAAGGAGATCAATGGCGTAAGTATACCCCTGTTAAACACCCTACTTTTTGGGTTAAGAATGACCAGGCCTGGTATCTTCGCTGTATGACAGAAGAAATTCCAATGCCTTGGAATTGGCCAGTAGAAGTCAATCAATTAGAAGCACACGCTTTTTGCCAATGGAAATCTCAGCAAACTGGAAAACCGATTCGCCTACCAAGTGAAGACGAATACCTACGCTTGCGTGAACACAGTCAGGCCTTAAACTTTACCCATCAAGCAAATTGGAATTTGCAACAATATGCCTCATCTACTCCAGTTGATGCAAACAACACGGGAGGCTTTTTTGATGTTTTAGGCAATGTTTGGCAATGGACAGAAACGCCTATTTATCCGTTTGAAGGATTTAAAGTACATCCTCTCTATGATGACTTTACCATGCCGACTTTTGATAACAAGCATAACATCTTCACTGGTGGAAGTTGGATATCAACAGGCAATGAAATTAACGGCCATTCACGTTATGCCTTCCGCCGCCATTTCTTTCAACATGCCGGTTTTCGCTATATAGAATCAGATTCTAGTATTCAGACCGAATTTTCTACCTATGAAACCGATCACTCCGTATCTCAGTATTGTGAATTTCATTATGGGGATGAGTATTTTGGAGTAGAAAACTTTGCTAAGGCTTATGCAAACATTGCAATTGAGACCATTAAAAAAGACCCTGATTTTACCAATAAAACGGGTTTAAGCGTTCTTGAAGTCGGTTGTTCGGTAGGCCGTGCAAGTTTTGAATTAGCAAAACATTTTAACGAAGTGACAGGCCTGGATTTTTCTGCTCGTTTTATTCAAGTTGCAAACCAACTTCAAGAAAGTGATTCTGTTCGCTACAGCATACCGGTAGAAGGTGAAATTATGGACTTTAAGTCTCAATCGCTTTCCAATCTAAATTTAGCCGACACCGCCAAACGCTGTCAGTTTATGCAACAAGATGCTACTAACATGAAATCGCATTTTACAGGGTATGACATGGTGGTTGCCATTAACTTAATTGACCGTCTATACGAGCCTGCAAAATTTTTAGAGATGGTTCACCAACGCTTAAATTCCAAAGGTCTATTACTGATTGGATCCCCTTACACTTGGCTGGAAGAATTCACCAACAAATCACATTGGCTAGGAGGATATAAAGATAGTCAAAGTGGAGAAAACATTACAACATTAGAAGGCTTACATGCAATACTGGACAAAGAATTTGAATTGGTAAAAGCCCCATTTGATGTGCCATTTGTTATTAGAGAAACCCACCGAAAATATCAACATACGGTCTCAGAATTTATAATATGGAAAAAAATTACATAA
- a CDS encoding MalY/PatB family protein produces the protein MEKNYINTVTMSLNDESSPILVTENEEATMFNFNLPISRVGTHAEKYDLRKQVFGTEDVLPMWVADMDLPTPPFVLNAIKSRLNHTLLGYTHTPDSVYQAIIDWQKQHAYSVDKSQIVFTHNVANGFFMAVSGLTRPGDSVLVQLPIYPPFIKAPKLHDRTLVEAPLQLVDNRYEIDFDAFEKAIVDNSVKLFLLCNPQNPSGRVWQESELHILAEICLKHNVIIVSDEIHSDMVYAPHKHVPIASLSEQIANITVTLSSPGKTFNLGGLQIGYAIIANPKLKADYLKICQQNSIDSLNLFGQIALSAAYTQQGQQWRDELLIHFSHNIDTLENFFAKEFPKVKVMRPEASYLVWLDFREMFRSHQQLKEWLINKAKLGLNDGESFGGESHAGTGFMRINLAVAKPVLEQALRQLKQAKYSLPAL, from the coding sequence ATGGAAAAAAATTACATAAATACTGTTACAATGTCGCTCAATGATGAATCGTCACCTATTTTGGTGACAGAAAATGAAGAAGCGACCATGTTTAATTTCAACCTACCCATTTCTAGAGTCGGCACGCACGCTGAAAAATATGATTTACGTAAACAAGTGTTTGGTACTGAAGACGTTCTACCTATGTGGGTGGCAGATATGGATCTGCCTACCCCACCTTTTGTATTAAACGCCATAAAATCCCGCTTAAACCATACTTTACTCGGTTATACACATACACCTGACTCGGTTTATCAAGCCATTATTGATTGGCAAAAACAGCATGCATACTCAGTAGATAAGTCGCAGATTGTCTTTACCCATAATGTCGCTAATGGTTTTTTTATGGCGGTTTCTGGTTTAACCAGGCCTGGTGACTCTGTTTTAGTTCAACTACCAATTTATCCGCCCTTTATTAAAGCGCCCAAATTACATGATAGAACACTAGTAGAAGCACCATTACAACTGGTAGATAACCGTTATGAAATAGACTTTGATGCATTTGAAAAAGCCATTGTGGATAACTCTGTAAAACTGTTTTTACTCTGCAATCCACAAAATCCATCAGGTCGTGTTTGGCAAGAAAGCGAACTGCATATACTTGCTGAGATCTGTTTAAAACACAATGTGATTATTGTTTCTGATGAGATTCATTCTGACATGGTCTATGCACCGCATAAACATGTTCCTATCGCTTCACTTTCTGAACAGATTGCTAACATTACCGTGACCTTAAGCTCACCAGGCAAGACGTTTAATTTAGGTGGGTTGCAAATCGGTTACGCCATTATTGCTAACCCCAAACTAAAAGCAGACTACCTTAAAATCTGTCAACAAAATTCCATTGATAGCCTTAATCTGTTTGGGCAAATTGCCTTAAGTGCCGCCTATACTCAACAAGGTCAACAGTGGCGCGATGAGCTTCTTATTCATTTTTCTCATAACATTGATACATTAGAAAACTTTTTTGCCAAAGAGTTCCCTAAGGTAAAAGTCATGCGGCCTGAAGCTTCATACTTAGTGTGGTTAGACTTTAGGGAGATGTTTCGTTCACATCAGCAATTAAAAGAGTGGCTTATCAATAAAGCTAAATTAGGCTTAAATGATGGGGAAAGTTTTGGTGGGGAAAGCCATGCTGGCACAGGTTTTATGAGAATAAATCTAGCCGTTGCAAAACCAGTATTAGAACAAGCTTTAAGACAGTTAAAGCAGGCAAAGTATAGCTTACCTGCTTTATAA
- a CDS encoding D-hexose-6-phosphate mutarotase — MATTYQEQFSVDGIQFTTREAVELIEIDNQFAKATITTMGGSVLSFIPKGQKDLLWVSDSAIYDGSKPIRGGVPICWPWFGGAKQPGLPAHGFVRSMVWTVEKAAHLDTGETRVLLACESNEKTLEQWPHVFKLKLCVEVGASLTLTLISANLSDESVDITEALHTYFSVANPIGMQIKGLEQSTHLDKLVDNAPAEIQTDVVVLNPPKDSVYLNQTGTVSIVDADNERQIVIHKRNSQSSVVWNPGPEIVKGFADIDDQAWLDFACVESGNVLEDFITLPAKAEHMLSVQYLVKPL; from the coding sequence ATGGCAACAACTTATCAAGAACAATTCTCTGTTGATGGTATTCAATTTACAACTCGTGAAGCGGTAGAGTTAATTGAGATAGACAATCAGTTTGCCAAAGCAACCATTACCACTATGGGTGGTTCGGTTCTGAGCTTTATTCCTAAAGGTCAAAAAGACTTGCTGTGGGTAAGTGATTCGGCTATTTATGATGGTTCAAAACCTATTCGTGGTGGTGTGCCAATATGCTGGCCTTGGTTTGGTGGAGCAAAGCAACCAGGCCTGCCAGCGCACGGTTTTGTGCGTAGCATGGTTTGGACTGTGGAAAAGGCAGCGCACCTAGATACAGGTGAAACTCGTGTTTTATTAGCGTGTGAATCAAATGAAAAAACGCTTGAACAATGGCCACATGTTTTTAAATTAAAGCTGTGTGTTGAAGTAGGGGCGAGCTTAACCTTAACATTAATCTCTGCAAATTTAAGCGATGAAAGTGTTGATATTACTGAAGCTCTACATACCTATTTTTCGGTAGCAAATCCTATTGGTATGCAGATTAAAGGTTTAGAACAAAGTACTCATCTAGACAAGTTAGTTGATAATGCGCCAGCAGAAATTCAAACTGATGTGGTGGTTTTAAACCCGCCTAAAGATTCTGTTTATCTGAATCAAACAGGAACAGTTTCGATTGTTGATGCCGATAATGAACGTCAAATTGTGATTCACAAGCGTAATTCTCAATCGAGTGTGGTGTGGAATCCTGGCCCTGAAATTGTTAAAGGGTTTGCTGATATAGATGACCAGGCCTGGTTAGATTTCGCTTGCGTAGAAAGTGGTAATGTTTTGGAAGATTTTATTACTTTACCCGCTAAAGCTGAGCACATGCTGAGTGTTCAATATTTAGTTAAACCGCTGTAA
- the aroB gene encoding 3-dehydroquinate synthase: MKTLQVELGDRSYPIFIGQGLMGNAELVKPYVKGQQVLIVTNTTVAPLYLEKCKAAFAEFNVKSVVLPDGENYKTLETLNLVFDELIGQRFDRSCTLVALGGGVIGDMTGFAAAAFQRGVNFIQMPTTLLSQVDSSVGGKTGVNHPLGKNMIGAFHQPECVVIDTETLNTLEDRQLSAGLAEVIKYGLIQDPEFFEWLEANIEKMLNREPEALSFAIERSCQDKADIVAKDEKEAGMRALFNLGHTFGHAIEAGMGYGNWLHGEGVSAGSMQAVYMSKLLGNLTQEDETRIQALFERAKLPVLPPSVDEMSNDKFLDLMAGDKKVQAGTVRLVLLKSIGKAYVTGDYPQEFLEQTLTNWR; the protein is encoded by the coding sequence GTGAAAACATTACAAGTTGAATTAGGGGATAGAAGTTATCCTATTTTTATTGGCCAAGGGTTAATGGGTAATGCCGAGCTGGTAAAGCCTTATGTAAAAGGTCAGCAAGTTTTGATTGTGACCAATACAACGGTTGCACCACTCTATCTGGAAAAGTGTAAGGCCGCGTTTGCAGAATTTAATGTTAAGTCGGTGGTGTTACCAGATGGTGAAAACTATAAAACATTAGAAACCTTAAACTTAGTGTTTGACGAGTTGATTGGTCAACGATTTGATAGAAGTTGTACTTTAGTCGCTTTAGGTGGCGGTGTGATTGGCGATATGACCGGTTTTGCAGCGGCTGCATTTCAGCGTGGTGTGAACTTTATTCAAATGCCAACAACACTTTTGTCTCAGGTAGATTCATCTGTAGGTGGTAAGACAGGTGTGAACCATCCGCTGGGTAAAAATATGATTGGTGCTTTTCACCAACCTGAATGTGTAGTGATTGATACCGAAACCTTAAACACTTTAGAAGATCGTCAGTTGTCAGCAGGCCTGGCAGAAGTGATTAAATATGGTTTGATTCAAGATCCAGAATTCTTCGAATGGTTAGAAGCGAATATTGAAAAAATGCTAAACCGTGAACCAGAAGCACTCTCTTTTGCGATTGAACGTTCTTGCCAGGATAAAGCCGATATTGTGGCTAAAGATGAAAAAGAAGCGGGTATGCGTGCGCTATTTAATTTAGGCCATACCTTTGGCCATGCGATTGAAGCAGGCATGGGTTACGGCAATTGGTTGCATGGTGAAGGTGTCAGTGCTGGTTCCATGCAAGCGGTTTATATGTCAAAGCTATTGGGTAATCTAACACAAGAAGATGAAACACGAATTCAAGCCCTGTTTGAACGCGCTAAATTACCTGTGTTACCCCCTTCGGTTGACGAAATGAGTAATGATAAATTCTTAGATTTAATGGCAGGCGATAAAAAAGTACAAGCTGGAACCGTTCGTTTAGTTCTGCTGAAGTCTATTGGTAAGGCTTACGTTACGGGTGATTACCCTCAGGAATTTTTAGAGCAAACGTTAACTAATTGGCGTTGA
- the aroK gene encoding shikimate kinase AroK, protein MHKESIFLVGPMGAGKSTVGKLLAEKLHYQFVDSDHEIEAKTGATIPMIFDIEGEQGFRNREALMIDELSLKSEVVLATGGGVVETESNRQHLRTRGFVVYLKSPVEALIQRTRHDRNRPLLQTGNPAQVLKDLMERREPWYLEMADLVIETQQVPVHRVVKQIIDRLESEKIV, encoded by the coding sequence ATGCATAAAGAAAGTATATTTTTAGTTGGACCAATGGGGGCGGGTAAGTCTACCGTAGGTAAATTATTAGCCGAAAAGCTACATTATCAATTTGTTGATAGTGATCATGAAATTGAAGCGAAAACGGGTGCTACTATTCCGATGATTTTTGACATTGAAGGTGAGCAGGGATTCCGTAATCGTGAAGCATTGATGATTGATGAGCTTTCCCTAAAATCAGAGGTTGTTTTAGCAACAGGTGGTGGGGTGGTTGAAACTGAATCAAATCGACAGCATCTTCGTACACGCGGTTTTGTGGTGTATTTGAAATCGCCTGTTGAAGCTTTGATTCAGAGAACCAGGCATGATCGTAATCGTCCGTTACTGCAAACCGGTAATCCAGCACAGGTTTTAAAGGACTTAATGGAGAGACGTGAGCCGTGGTATTTAGAGATGGCTGATTTAGTGATTGAAACTCAGCAAGTACCGGTTCACCGTGTTGTTAAACAGATTATTGACCGCTTAGAGTCAGAGAAAATTGTGTAA
- a CDS encoding ABC transporter ATP-binding protein gives MKIVEALNLTKSYEMGGETVNAIQDVDFVINSGAFVSFVGPSGSGKSTLLNMIGCLDKPSKGSLKVDGVDISTLNRQQAAKFRGETIGFIFQDFNLIPVLTVAENIEYPLLMVQNWPTNERQQRVKTLMEAVGIGDQANKFPHQLSGGQKQRVAVARALASKAKLILADEPTANLDHDTAFRIIDLMKAMRNEFDTTFIFSTHDTKIMDSAESLFTLEDGKLSQKIQGGQVR, from the coding sequence ATGAAGATTGTTGAAGCTTTAAATCTGACTAAATCATACGAAATGGGCGGTGAAACCGTTAATGCCATTCAAGATGTTGATTTTGTCATTAACAGTGGCGCTTTTGTTTCTTTTGTTGGTCCTTCTGGCAGTGGTAAAAGCACTTTACTGAACATGATTGGCTGTTTAGATAAACCCTCTAAGGGCTCCCTTAAAGTAGATGGGGTTGATATCAGCACCCTAAACCGTCAACAGGCGGCTAAATTTCGTGGCGAAACCATAGGATTCATCTTTCAAGATTTTAACCTTATCCCCGTCCTGACTGTTGCTGAAAACATTGAGTACCCACTTCTAATGGTTCAAAACTGGCCGACCAATGAACGCCAGCAACGAGTCAAGACATTAATGGAAGCGGTTGGTATTGGGGACCAAGCGAATAAATTTCCACATCAACTTTCAGGTGGTCAAAAACAGCGTGTTGCTGTCGCTCGAGCTTTAGCTTCTAAAGCAAAATTAATTCTTGCCGATGAGCCAACCGCAAACTTAGATCATGACACAGCATTTCGTATTATTGATTTAATGAAAGCGATGCGTAATGAGTTTGATACCACTTTTATCTTCTCCACCCACGACACTAAAATCATGGATTCAGCCGAGAGCCTTTTCACTTTAGAAGATGGCAAGCTCTCACAGAAGATTCAAGGAGGACAAGTGCGATGA
- a CDS encoding ABC transporter permease produces the protein MKILRIASRNLLRYQRRTLLTTLLITLGVVAMLLFVSTSGSFKAMMVGQITDSMMGHLQIHKKGYVSSIDSLPLTLNMKPQMVEKAEEQLAEMPQVEAWSPRIKLGAMFSNFSETTSIRLNGVIPEKEVATCPELAQRIIGEKPANLIERGKLLIPELIAKGLKVKVGDPVVLVATNRDGSVNGINFIVSGVLEGLSGPGGRDGYIHIDDARDLLRIDDNEISEIAIRLRSAELEKPAQKALQAGIGQILNQQDKPAFEIHSWDKLSPFANIAKMIDLMTLFIKIMLVAIVLISVMNVMIMAVYERVREIGTLAAMGTQPRTILSLFLTEGLLLGVVGAILGIVISLLIIFGLQQAEISFAFGRQTGLVLHPVLTLGDALFASGTVIIAAVLASLQPAWKASKLNPVEALRQV, from the coding sequence ATGAAAATACTCCGCATTGCTAGCCGCAACCTATTACGTTATCAACGCCGTACACTTCTTACCACTTTATTAATTACGCTTGGTGTTGTTGCCATGCTCTTATTTGTAAGTACCTCTGGTTCGTTTAAAGCAATGATGGTCGGGCAGATTACCGACTCCATGATGGGACATTTACAAATCCATAAAAAAGGCTATGTTTCATCGATCGATAGCTTACCTTTAACACTTAATATGAAACCTCAAATGGTTGAAAAGGCGGAAGAACAATTAGCCGAGATGCCGCAAGTTGAAGCGTGGTCACCACGCATTAAACTAGGTGCTATGTTTAGTAACTTCTCAGAAACGACTAGCATCCGTTTAAATGGCGTTATCCCTGAAAAGGAGGTTGCCACCTGCCCTGAGCTGGCACAACGAATTATTGGTGAAAAACCTGCAAACCTGATTGAACGTGGGAAACTACTTATTCCGGAACTTATTGCCAAAGGCTTAAAAGTGAAAGTGGGGGACCCTGTCGTTTTAGTGGCAACCAATCGTGATGGTTCGGTAAATGGTATTAACTTTATCGTGAGCGGAGTATTAGAAGGCCTCTCAGGCCCAGGTGGTCGTGATGGTTATATTCACATTGATGATGCTCGTGACTTACTGCGCATTGACGACAATGAAATCAGTGAAATCGCAATCCGACTCAGGTCTGCTGAGTTAGAAAAACCAGCGCAAAAAGCGTTACAAGCTGGCATAGGTCAAATACTTAATCAACAAGATAAACCCGCTTTTGAAATTCACAGTTGGGACAAGCTATCCCCTTTTGCCAATATCGCCAAAATGATTGACTTAATGACTCTGTTTATCAAAATCATGCTCGTCGCGATTGTCTTAATAAGTGTCATGAACGTCATGATTATGGCTGTCTATGAGCGTGTAAGAGAGATAGGCACTTTAGCGGCAATGGGCACACAGCCAAGAACGATTTTATCGCTCTTTTTAACCGAAGGATTACTTCTTGGTGTTGTTGGCGCTATCTTAGGCATTGTCATAAGTTTACTGATTATTTTTGGCCTGCAACAAGCTGAAATCAGTTTTGCTTTTGGACGCCAAACGGGTCTAGTTTTGCATCCGGTATTAACTTTGGGAGATGCACTTTTCGCTTCTGGAACCGTTATTATTGCCGCTGTTTTAGCTAGTTTACAACCAGCATGGAAAGCGTCAAAGCTAAACCCTGTTGAAGCACTTCGACAAGTCTAA
- a CDS encoding outer membrane lipoprotein-sorting protein: MNSFKKQLLYFVTASLVILSNQAWSEASKTHDVNATQLLKEVDARLQPSSYEMYRKLINIEPDGDRKEFVLYTVKKGKENVVALFLDPASERGRSSLRVGDNMWLYIPNVGKPLRITSLQSVVGGVFNNSDILQLDYSTEYNAQNVTEEGEQLLLSLKAKNRSVAYDQLKMWVDKTHKTPIKIEAYSASGMLIKTLHYSKIKDFGNGYIRPAMLETDSPLYKGFKSVMLFDGIKPREFSEEVFSLGYMSKIGELRE, from the coding sequence ATGAACTCTTTCAAAAAGCAACTGCTTTACTTTGTCACGGCTAGTTTAGTTATTTTATCTAACCAGGCCTGGTCAGAAGCATCAAAAACCCATGACGTGAACGCAACTCAATTACTCAAAGAGGTTGACGCTCGTTTACAGCCAAGCTCTTACGAAATGTATCGAAAACTGATTAATATCGAACCCGATGGTGACCGTAAAGAGTTTGTCCTTTATACGGTAAAAAAGGGAAAAGAGAACGTCGTTGCGCTTTTTCTGGATCCGGCTAGCGAACGTGGTCGTAGTAGCTTACGCGTAGGTGACAATATGTGGCTCTATATTCCCAATGTGGGCAAGCCATTACGCATTACCAGCCTACAATCCGTTGTAGGTGGCGTGTTCAATAACTCCGATATTCTGCAACTGGATTACAGTACGGAATACAATGCTCAAAACGTAACAGAAGAAGGCGAACAGTTACTACTCTCTCTGAAAGCTAAAAACCGCTCTGTTGCTTACGATCAACTAAAAATGTGGGTAGATAAAACGCATAAAACACCTATTAAAATAGAAGCCTATTCAGCGAGCGGCATGCTCATTAAAACCTTACACTACAGCAAAATAAAAGACTTTGGTAATGGCTACATCCGCCCTGCGATGCTCGAAACAGATAGCCCTCTATACAAAGGTTTTAAATCGGTCATGTTATTTGATGGGATTAAACCTCGTGAATTTAGTGAAGAAGTCTTCTCTTTAGGCTATATGTCTAAAATTGGTGAATTAAGGGAATGA
- the gmk gene encoding guanylate kinase has product MSGSLYIVSAPSGAGKTSLVSKLIMQDSRIVVSVSSTTRGIRPGEENGVNYHFLNVEEFDEKIVQGDFLEHAKVFDNYYGTSKSAVEAQLKARKDVILEIDWQGAQQVRKLMPEAISIFILPPSKEELHKRLTNRGTDSEEIIERRMQDAVSEMSHYDEFDYIVVNNNFDIALNKLQSIFTANRLLKDKQAAVHKNMIEALLES; this is encoded by the coding sequence ATGAGCGGTTCACTTTATATTGTTTCTGCCCCTTCTGGAGCAGGCAAAACATCTTTAGTTAGCAAGCTGATTATGCAAGACAGCCGTATTGTTGTTTCTGTATCGAGTACAACACGAGGAATTCGCCCTGGTGAAGAAAATGGCGTGAACTACCATTTTTTAAATGTAGAAGAGTTTGATGAGAAAATCGTACAAGGCGATTTCTTAGAGCATGCTAAGGTTTTCGACAACTATTATGGCACCTCAAAAAGTGCGGTAGAGGCACAACTAAAAGCTCGTAAAGACGTCATTTTAGAAATTGACTGGCAAGGCGCACAACAAGTTAGAAAATTAATGCCCGAAGCGATCTCTATCTTTATCTTGCCGCCTTCAAAAGAAGAGCTACATAAACGTCTAACCAATCGCGGAACCGATAGCGAAGAGATTATTGAACGCCGTATGCAAGATGCCGTCAGTGAAATGTCACATTATGATGAATTTGATTACATTGTTGTAAATAATAACTTTGATATTGCGTTAAATAAGCTCCAGAGTATTTTTACCGCCAATCGATTATTAAAAGATAAGCAAGCCGCTGTTCATAAAAACATGATTGAAGCGCTGCTAGAATCTTAA
- a CDS encoding DegT/DnrJ/EryC1/StrS family aminotransferase → MPGFEIFDESEKQQINEVMDQGFTFRYNFDGMRNDVWKARELESMICETINVKHAHLVSSGTTALTTALAAAGIGAGDEVIVPPFTFVASVEAIVLAGAVPIFAEIDETLTLSAEGIEAVITPKTKAVNFVHMCGYGGHMDEIKAVCDKHGLVLLEDACQATGATYKGQALGTIGQVGTFSFDSVKTISCGEGGAVLTNDETIYNNAHMFSDHGHDHIGMDRGAEAHPIMGSNFRISEMNAAVGVAQWKKLDRILETQRKNKKALKEALKQYPEVSFRVIADEAGDNAGFLSIMLPTEARAVEVSAGLAEQGVPAVFYWYANNWHYLKNWKHIHEMKSSAKLPIDLIADRPDYSQVKTPKSDEIMSRTLSMLIQLSWTEEDIQSRIDAFAKIFKK, encoded by the coding sequence ATGCCAGGTTTTGAGATTTTTGATGAATCCGAAAAACAACAAATTAATGAAGTTATGGACCAGGGATTTACCTTTCGCTATAACTTTGATGGCATGCGTAATGACGTTTGGAAAGCACGTGAATTAGAAAGCATGATTTGTGAAACAATCAATGTTAAACATGCACACTTAGTATCTAGCGGAACAACCGCATTAACCACCGCTTTAGCTGCCGCAGGGATTGGTGCAGGTGATGAAGTTATCGTGCCTCCATTTACTTTTGTAGCGAGTGTTGAAGCGATTGTTTTAGCTGGGGCGGTGCCAATTTTTGCAGAGATTGATGAAACGTTAACTCTTTCGGCAGAAGGTATTGAAGCGGTTATTACGCCTAAGACTAAAGCGGTTAACTTTGTACACATGTGCGGTTACGGTGGGCATATGGATGAAATCAAGGCGGTATGTGATAAACATGGTCTTGTGTTACTTGAGGATGCTTGCCAAGCAACAGGCGCAACCTATAAAGGTCAGGCGTTAGGCACGATTGGTCAAGTTGGAACCTTCTCATTTGATTCCGTAAAAACCATCTCTTGCGGAGAAGGTGGCGCGGTTTTAACCAATGATGAAACCATCTATAACAATGCTCACATGTTCTCAGATCATGGTCACGATCATATCGGCATGGATCGCGGTGCCGAAGCCCACCCAATCATGGGAAGCAACTTTCGTATCTCTGAAATGAATGCAGCAGTAGGTGTTGCACAATGGAAAAAGTTAGATCGCATTCTTGAAACGCAACGTAAAAACAAGAAAGCTCTAAAAGAGGCATTGAAGCAATATCCAGAAGTTTCATTTAGAGTCATTGCTGACGAAGCGGGCGATAACGCAGGCTTCTTAAGCATTATGCTACCAACCGAAGCACGAGCGGTAGAAGTCAGCGCAGGTTTAGCAGAGCAAGGTGTCCCTGCGGTATTTTATTGGTACGCTAATAATTGGCACTACTTAAAAAATTGGAAACACATCCATGAGATGAAAAGCTCCGCTAAGCTACCTATCGATTTAATTGCGGACCGTCCTGATTATTCTCAGGTTAAAACACCAAAGTCAGATGAAATTATGAGCCGTACTCTATCGATGCTAATTCAACTATCCTGGACAGAAGAAGATATTCAGTCCAGAATTGATGCATTCGCAAAAATATTTAAAAAGTAA